In the genome of Toxoplasma gondii ME49 chromosome Ia, whole genome shotgun sequence, the window ACAATATGCTCACAAATTAAAGCTCTGCGTCCAGAGCCGAAGGAAGTTGCTAGATCTCCTGGTAACGGCGCCATTGCTGGGCTTTTTAAAAATGGCGTCCCCCTTGCATTACTGATTGAGATTCGTCCATTCCGGGGCGCGCCCACACGGACACTGATCCATGCCGACGCGTAGACTCTAGTAGGTTGAAGCTCTGTTTCCTGGCGTTCGAAATGAAGGTAAAAGGAAGCGGATGACCTCAGTTGAGGCTCCACTTCGTCTATTGTcctgccttttttctttgtttcacGTGGTGACGCCCCCTGTTACCAGTGGGTCGATGCCGAACGGCGTACGCGACGCCTCCGTGCTGTTTGAGGGCATGGTCGACCCTGAAAAGCTACTCTGAATGTGCAAATAGCGTTTGTGGATTGGgctgctgctctctccaactcaacaatacacttgaaGTACCTGAGTCGATGACCAGCTCCGAGAGGGGCTAGATAACCCGTCTGGTGGCCGCGATACGCGAAGACGTGAGATGTTCCGGCAACATGGATATCCGGTATACAGAAGAACGCGGCGACCACTGCCAGCTTCCCACGTACGACCGTTTGCTGTTGATCCAGCCACAGTCCCTGCAAGTCGTCGATAGCATCCGCGGTGTCATACAACAGAGGCTTACTGGGGCCGGCGAGGGAGCGGGAGTACAAAGCGGGATCCAAACAGGAAGACCTACTTTCATTGGTGCCGCGGTTGCTGGTATTGGTTCTGTTCCACGATACATCGCTGCTGCTCAGCAACAAAAAGCTCTGGTGGCCTTTTGGGATATCAAAAAGGAGGCCATTGCGTATCAAGTCGCAACCCCAGAAGTGGTGAGAATTGTCTCATGTTTACTTGATCGCTGAAAAGATTGGAGGTTGTACGCATACTTAGACCTCTGAAACTCGTTTGTCCTCATGGTAGAGCAGActcgaggaaagcagaggcCTCCCATTAAGTATAGTTGTGTCTAGCATATATTCGGCACCCGCATTGGCATACAAGCGGCACGATTATCATGCTCTTCACTTTAGTGGTCTCTTTTCACGTCTCTTTTGATTACATCCGCTTTTCCGTGTGTCAAATTCCAGACACAGAATGACGTAGTGCCATGCGCTTAAAAGCATAAAGACCTGTTTCTGCGAGTTCCGGGTAGGAGTGGCTGAGGACTGAGGGGAATGCTTATAAATGAGATCCAGCAGCCATATCAACTTGGGCTCATAATACTGAATTGGGGAGAGGCGGGGATGGAGTGAATCGTCTGTGTGGGTGTAGATTGCTCACGAGTGAACTGAGATGTGCTTTATTGCGTTGTAAAAAGATAGTATTACCCGCGCTGTGCCGTCGTCCTCTATGTATAGAAGGCGCAAGCTGCTAGAAGCTAGTTTCATGAGAGAGAGGATTCCCATAATCCTTCAAACTGCTGTGTGGAATGGATCATTTGTGTTCAGATGACCACACTTGCGTTCCATCCTAATGGAAGTTTGCTGTTCGCTGGCAGCCGTACTGGCTGTCTGTACTGCTGGCAGCTCTCCGGCGTGGTGCCACTTTCAACGACGGCGCTGCGTGTGAGGTCTTCGGAAGGggcgtcgcttcttcgaaGGTGTTGGCCTGCCCACTACGGGGCATGCGCAGCACTCCTTGTTGAGGAAGACAGAATCATCAGCGGTGGGACCGACGGCAGCATTAAACAGTTCTCTTTATATGAGTGAGTGCGAAATGCTACTTTGGCCTTGCGAACCTGTCTGATCGGTGGAGCAACACTGAGGCAACAAAACCTACTCCCAAAAAGCTGTAGGATATTGTTAGGTCTTTCTGACGAATGGCATGTACCACATGAGTGAGCTACCTCGCGCTCAGCGGTGTCACAGTTCTGACCGGTAAGGAGGGGTTTTGTGAGAGTATCAATGATCTATGTCTGGCTGATGTCATCATCCATTCTGCATACACCAAATCAGGTAGGAAGGTAGGAGCCATTGGTACCTGATACTTCCGGCGACACGTTTTCGGATGGCAGAAGGCCAGAACCGTGGATCCTGCGTTTTCCATTGTTAGCTTTGTATCTGGGCGTATACATAGTCAAGCGCCGCTACAGGCGTAGTGCCTATGCAGTCTAGCTGAACGTACTCTCTTTCGATGTTTACCGTCAACAAACACAGCCGCCGAGTAGGTTCTGTACCGAGCGCACACAATAAGCTCCACCTTTCAGAGGATGTGTTTACATGATCGTTGCAGCGCTTTTGTTCTCCCGTGGGTTAATGCAGCATTCTTTCAACAAGCAAAGATTCGGAGAACGGACAAGCGATGCAGACCGCCGACTGCGCTGTGACAGTATCTCAGAGTTGGTCCGGTCACTCACAGGCGGTCACTGCCCTGTGTGCTCCTTATCGCGTATCAGAGGTATCCGGAGTTCGCGCCGTCTCTCTAGTGTCCTCTGCGCTTGATCGCACTATAAAGGTAAGCTATAGTGCTGTAAGGAACActtcatttcttcttttctgtgagCAGCTTGATTCTTGCCGCCGTTAACTGGCTCCGTAGATAAGCGACTATTTTAGCTCACACGTCGGAGCAGTAGTCTCTTCCGTGATTTTGAATCATGAGGTTATGCTAAAAACAAGGTGATGGACAACTCAGGTGTATTTGTTTTTTGCACTTTGGCGCGCTTCGTCACTCACCCCACGGCTCGTTTCCACCGTGCGTTGGCGAAGCATTCGCTTTAAGCTTGCTTATGGGGCATGATGGAGGCTGCGACCTTGCACGGAAAAAAAGGTACCGCCTAGCATGGCATGACGTACTACCTCTCAAACGCATCTTATGAACGGAATATTTTATGTGATTGTTCAGGTGTGGAGTCAGCATAGTGGCAGCCCCCTTGGAACGTTTCTTTTACCAGCACCAAGTCGCTGCGTGATTGTGAATACGTTAGAAGCGGCACCAGTCATATGCGCGGCGTGCGATGATGGTCTCGTTCACCTTTTACCTCTGAGCGCTACGACCACCACCGATGGAGCCTCCCAGCAAAATGTTGATTCACAGGCGGATGCATCCTCACTGAAGGACCTCGGTGGGAATCGCAGTGAAACCTGCAGTGAGGCGCCGACTGCTCATACGCGACACCTCAGGGGTCACACTGGGGCCGTGATCAGTTGTGTACTGCTGAGCGATAATAAACTTGCCAGCTGTGCAGCGGATGGCGTTCGGTTCTGGGACCTTGTCTCCGGCGCAACCATTAAGCATATCAGTCATGTTGGTAAGCTACTATGCCTTGTGAGGAGAAAACCATAAGTTATTTCAGACCACCGTTTTGGACTAACACTGGGAAGAAACTGTAAAGCAAAACAATGCAGATGCTGGAAACAATATCATGCGTCCGGAAAGGCGAAGTTAATGTAGGTAGGCAGTGGCACATAAACAGTGGTTTACTTGTATAATAGGTTCAGGAACTTGATCACACGTGGGAAGTAGTTGTGGTATGGATGTGAGTCTGACACtcagaggagcagagagagagggggagcGTTCGAAAATAAATTAGCTTACAAGGGGACACACTTTTGATGTCCGTTTCAACTTATGCAGGTGGTCTGCTTACGGGAATGCACGTTTTGAGTACCTCGACTGATTGTaaccttcttgttcttccacCTCTGGCGCCGCTGCGACGTGCCCTGGCTCAGCCGAGTGAAACTGGGACAGTCCGTATCTTGGACAGAGGCGCAATGCGGCGACAAATGCGCCACAGCCAGCGGAGAGCGCCTTACTGCTCCCATGCGGAGCAGGCATGGCGCGGATGCCGTCATACAGGCCCGCGTGCGTGGTTCCGTTATTTTGACGCTGTTCAAGTGAGTTGCTGAACTAAATGCGAACTCGACTGTGCGACTGGCGGCAGATTTGCATGGAACCTCGTCTGAAACGTGTTACATAGTGTGAGAAGATGTCAATACTTAGCAGAGCACACGATGAAAAGCGTATCGCTGTGAGTCACACTCAGGACTCGTGTCAGCAGCACTGACGAACCGTGCATGTCAGGGAAGCTAAGCACCTGTCATAGAAGATGTGATATGAAGAGGACGGGGAATAAGGGATAGTGCACGATCATGAAATTCACGTGCCCATTCCCCAAAGAGTAACGAAGCCTTGCATTTACGCTTCTATTTCGCGCAGCTTGATATTCGGCTTAGATACATGGCGATGGACTCAACAGAGGGCATTTGCACACAACGTTGATGGTAGCGACGcatccttttttttctgctgagCGCAGCAGGGGCTCATAATCTGCAATTTGACTTCGCAGGTGCTGGCTTGATTTGATGTCTTGCTTGCGCTCTGTGGCTATTGCTTGTTTGTGTGTCTTCAGTCACGAGTTCCCTGCACGGAAGAAATGCAGGCGGTGCCATAATGCAGGAGGCGTCAGAACCTCATGACACTCCGTAGACGAACCAAGTTGCTGCGTGAGTATGTGATTTGCTGCCGCTAGGCAACATTCGTTGGCTGCTGCTAAAACGTTACAAACAAATAAGGATTAGTGATCTGCGTGAGCCTCCAGAGCAGAGCGACTGCTGCGCGTATTTACTACCTCATGGCTGGGTTTATTTTAAGGATGCATCTCCAGGGAGACCGGCTCTTCGTTTCCGGTCGACTTACCGTTTGTGACGTGCGCGCGTGATTTTCTGGCCTCGGGGCTTCCGCGCTTCACACGAAGTACACGGATGCACGCTGCCAACTGCACCATCCATTACTACGTGCACCTGGCCTGGAGCATCCAGCTTTCAGGGATCGCGCAGCATCTGGTTTTTGCGTCCCTCGGGCCTATCACGTTTTTAACTTTGGGAATCGGTATTCAACGTAGGCCGAGGGATAAATTTGTGGTAGTCCTCCCTGCATCTAGGTGTTTCACCGCATCGAACGTATAACCAACAGTTTAAAAATTTTGGCCGAACTTCGTGCAATCAACTGTAATAATGAAAACTGTCCGTCTGTACAGCAACTTGCTGTTTCGAGTTCATTGTGAACCAGCAACCTACGCACGGGCGCGCGGTTTCTCGTGTTCTAGGACGGACCCCACATGGAGGAGAGCATGGGGGTTTTCGCAGGGCAATCTCTGGTTTGTTCAGGCTGCAGTTCTGTGCACTTTTTTCCCGACGGCCAAACAGTCCGAGTCACCCACTTAGCGTTGAGGCGGTGAGCAAAACCTATTTAGAAACATATAATATTTCCGCCCCCACATGAATATTAGTCCTGCGTGAAATGACGTGCCCCGGCATTTGGCGATGGCATAGTGACAGCGCCTGCCACCCGAGATCAACCACTAACCCAGAAAAAGTAGCTTCAAGCCAGATTCTAGCACATTCGTACTCACCAGAAGCTCAAAACACGTTACGCTTGCACAACGATTGGGCGTGGTATCCGGCTAGAAACCGATTCTAAGTGTGCTTTCCCCGAATGGGTTGATGCGACGCAACGAGAACACCCATCATCGATCCCCTTGTATCGTGGCACACTGCAAGGCGGCAGCAACATCACCACATGCCTGAGGTCGATCAAAGAAACGCTCCTCACGGCTGCAGGGCCGCTGCATCAAACAAAAGAACTGCCAGCCTGAGGCGCTCACAAAACACGAAGACAATGAATGCTACACACGAACAATGAGAATAATCTCTTATAACACCTCGGTTCCTCATGCATTCGGTTAGCTGCCGATCGTCAAATGCACAGTCGTGCATACCACTAGGTAACAACGCCTCAAAAAAATTCCGCCTTGATGCACCCTTCTGGGCCACACGATCTGCCCTCTGACATGTTGGATAAGCCTCGAGACAAATCCTATGACTGCTATGAAGTGCGTCACCGGACAGCTATCAGGGTATGCTCGCGCTATCGGATGCCCACGGATTAATGAATAATCAATATTTGTAGGACTTAGATGCATCGGGGACCCACGACCCTAATCGCACTTTCTAGGGAATCACAGTGCTTCGGGATGGTCGACATTTCAATGGATGCTATTCCACACCCGCACAAAATACTGCTCCACACCGAAAACAATCTCCCACACAATGACGTCTGCCTCCACAACAGCCCTTTCACACGACCACTTTTGCCCAATCGAGATCCACGGGACAAGGGCGTACAGAGTTGTTACACAAATAAACGACTCGACCTCACATTAGCGTACAAAGTCGACTTGACTTTCCTCTGGCCAGTAACATGGACCCGCTGCTTTGATCCATTGATTTCACCGTATCCGAAAGACGCCGCAAAAATTGTGGACACCATCCCTCATCAAGTACGATTCTTGCTTCTGGAAAAAAAGTCTTTCAACGATTTCTGTGATTCGTCGTCCCCTCTACTGCGGCTAATTACGCCGCTGCTTCTTTAGCATTGCCCATCAGATAAATTGGAAACACCCGCCAGTTCCGTTCGTACCTCGTGCAAGGTACTTCCCTGAAGAGTAATTCTGTTTGGACTCGTCCACGCGATGACAGGCACTCTCGAAAAGCACAGACTGACTCACTGTGCCACGATTGTGCCTGACAACTTGGCCCCTCTCGAGGGAAGACATCCTTGAATTTTTTTATACTAGCCAGACAGCCACACTCACCAATGGGGTCCATAACTATTCTCGTTACGCTGGAAGACTGCTATGCTCCAGAGCAACCCTGGGGGTTGGACGCCAGGTGCTTATATGCTTTTAGGTGATGGTGATGAACGAGTTTGGCGTATTCTGCAACAATTCGGTCGCCTTCAGCGTCACGGACTTCACCACATTTGTTGCAACGAAAACGCCGAGGAAAATTCACGTTTTTGCAGTTTCGGCACACCCAATTTCCATGGTGATTTTTTACAGGGTTCTGGCAGTTCCCACTGCTCAGCTCCGCGCTGCCACACAAAGGATCACCATATATTTTAAGAAAACTACTGGGATTTTTGAACTCATCTGGGTGAGCCAGCATTGTTGGGGCGGAAAAATTCGGGCCTCCAATTCCTCTTACACTCCCACTGTTGCTCCGGATACCTGAATTAGCGGAAGCCGAAGGTACCCCTGATACATCATTTTTAGACTCTCTTGCAGCCGAGTCATTTGCTTGAGGATCAGGAGAGTGGCCAAGCATTGCCAAAGCCGTACGGAGAACATCCGCAGCTTTACTGGTCGGTTCTGGATCCCCTAACTCTTGAAAATACACAACAAGAGCATCAGCTACGTCCTTTGCCTTGAGGAGCATGACTTGAAGTGCTGTTGTGTACTGAGTAGCATCTTCCCCATCTACCACTGAAGGGACGATTGCGGGGACATCCTCACTGATTCCGAATCCTGCTTCCCTGGCAGACACGCGAAAACTGAGTGACGAGGGCCCGGGTGTCTGGCCCGTCACGTCATGTAtctctgtcgctgcaggCTTTAAATCAAACGCAGCACTCAGTTCACCAGCCACCCTTGCTGCGCTGTTACAAACCGAAGTGACCAGCGTCGCACCGCCTGAGCCACACGATGATGGCAACCCAGCAGCCCCTCCTTGTTGCTGAGCTGTTGGGGCACCGACTGCAGAATCTGTTCCTATCTTCATCGGCGCCATACTGCTGTTTAGGAGCATCAGCTGAGAAACTAAGGCTCCCCCAGACGTTGCTGCAGCTTGGGATGAATTGGGACCACTAAGTCGCAGGCCGTCGGTGCTGTTCGTTGAGCCCCAGTTTCCACACAGCCCGCTTCTTGTATTGACTGGTGGTAAACCGTGCGACTGCATGGGTTTTGCATCGTTTTGTGCTTGATGAGCTCTATTGCCACCTGGTTGCAATACATCATCCGACCGAAGTAAGTCCAACATGGAGCTGAGGAGACGGCCCTGCTGTTGAGCGGCCTGTTGGGCTGCAGCTGCCTGGCTTGCAGTGTGAGAATCGAGACCCATGCTCTGAAGCTCGTCCTTGAGTCGTGTAAACTCGGCGACTCGGAGATCATTTACTGCGCTACGAGCACATCCGCATCTATTGCAAGCCCTACGCCTGGGATAATTTATATTGCTGCAGTTATTGCACCTCCAGTTGCCACCCTCTCCCATACGTGGTGGTTCACGGGCATTCCCTCGAAATGCCATCGTGGAACCACCGTGCGGTGTGCCAGGCATGCACGGCGTTTGGCTTCTGGGACCGCTCGTCCCCGCCGCACCTGAAGCCACCACATCAGATGAATGGAAAGGACCCGTCCCACCGACGGTGGCCGGTGTGCCGTTCAGCGACGGGATCATAAGGGAGGTGAGATCCTGCAATCCTGCGTATCCAAGGCCGATGGGTGAATCTCTCAACAGGGAAGATCCATTAGAACTCGCCCCAGAAAACGTATTGGTCGATCCAATGTTACCTCCAACTGAGTCATTGCCCGAAGATGCAGCCGAAATAGCAAGAGGAATCAAGTTCATAGCCAAATTGTCGTACAACATCGAAGACTGCTCCAGTTGATCTACCCCGCTGTCACCACGACTATCTGAAGAGGGAGCCATACACGTTTCGCTGGTGCCCCCAAGGGCGGGGTGAAACGATGGCGCTCCAGATAACGTCTGTGGTGTGCTTATTCCTGATAAAAAGTCGCCGGGACTTTCTGCCTCCTGTCGAGCATGCTCGGAGGTTTTTTCAGAATTTACTGTTGCCAACACCGTGGCACCAGGGGCCTGAGAACGCCCTCCATAACCTTCCTCAGCCACTTCTGGGGACATTTTGGACGGGATTTCACTTCAGAACGAAATGAGCCTGTTTCCTAGGGAGGGTGAACCTGAACCTATAAACGGGCACACTTGTGCTGGGAAAAGGTTATCTGTCTTCAACAGACTTCAAGACGAGGCGCGGAAACAACGATCACCGAGTTCATAGTACGCTTGCGGCAATCACACGGGGTCTGCGGGGAGGAGGGGGCACTGCCGACGCGAATACAAGTATAGCCTTCCCTCTTGCCACGGGTTACTTAGGGTCAGCAACCTACACAGTGTATTCGTTGTAAATAACGCTCCGCACACGACAAGGAGGCATAACAATTAACAGGGACCTGGATGAGCGGCTGGCATAACTCGAGTACCACTTCAGCATCGGCACAAGTCCAGAAGCTTCCCGACACCGACCACATACAACATAAACCTGTTACAGGCTGTGAAACACACGATTACGCTGTTTGTACCAGACTCTTGCTCAGAAGCAGCAAACATTAGCAAACGAGCAACCACGGTCTAC includes:
- a CDS encoding WD domain, G-beta repeat-containing protein (encoded by transcript TGME49_293700) — protein: MDIRYTEERGDHCQLPTYDRLLLIQPQSLQVVDSIRGVIQQRLTGAGEGAGVQSGIQTGRPTFIGAAVAGIGSVPRYIAAAQQQKALVAFWDIKKEAIAYQVATPEVMTTLAFHPNGSLLFAGSRTGCLYCWQLSGVVPLSTTALRVRSSEGASLLRRCWPAHYGACAALLVEEDRIISGGTDGSIKQFSLYDILSTSKDSENGQAMQTADCAVTVSQSWSGHSQAVTALCAPYRVSEVSGVRAVSLVSSALDRTIKVWSQHSGSPLGTFLLPAPSRCVIVNTLEAAPVICAACDDGLVHLLPLSATTTTDGASQQNVDSQADASSLKDLGGNRSETCSEAPTAHTRHLRGHTGAVISCVLLSDNKLASCAADGVRFWDLVSGATIKHISHVGGLLTGMHVLSTSTDCNLLVLPPLAPLRRALAQPSETGTVRILDRGAMRRQMRHSQRRAPYCSHAEQAWRGCRHTGPRAWFRYFDAVQSRVPCTEEMQAVP
- a CDS encoding Zn-finger in Ran binding protein and others domain-containing protein (encoded by transcript TGME49_293710) codes for the protein MSPEVAEEGYGGRSQAPGATVLATVNSEKTSEHARQEAESPGDFLSGISTPQTLSGAPSFHPALGGTSETCMAPSSDSRGDSGVDQLEQSSMLYDNLAMNLIPLAISAASSGNDSVGGNIGSTNTFSGASSNGSSLLRDSPIGLGYAGLQDLTSLMIPSLNGTPATVGGTGPFHSSDVVASGAAGTSGPRSQTPCMPGTPHGGSTMAFRGNAREPPRMGEGGNWRCNNCSNINYPRRRACNRCGCARSAVNDLRVAEFTRLKDELQSMGLDSHTASQAAAAQQAAQQQGRLLSSMLDLLRSDDVLQPGGNRAHQAQNDAKPMQSHGLPPVNTRSGLCGNWGSTNSTDGLRLSGPNSSQAAATSGGALVSQLMLLNSSMAPMKIGTDSAVGAPTAQQQGGAAGLPSSCGSGGATLVTSVCNSAARVAGELSAAFDLKPAATEIHDVTGQTPGPSSLSFRVSAREAGFGISEDVPAIVPSVVDGEDATQYTTALQVMLLKAKDVADALVVYFQELGDPEPTSKAADVLRTALAMLGHSPDPQANDSAARESKNDVSGVPSASANSGIRSNSGSVRGIGGPNFSAPTMLAHPDEFKNPSSFLKIYGDPLCGSAELSSGNCQNPVKNHHGNWVCRNCKNVNFPRRFRCNKCGEVRDAEGDRIVAEYAKLVHHHHLKAYKHLASNPQGCSGA